From the genome of Oncorhynchus masou masou isolate Uvic2021 chromosome 15, UVic_Omas_1.1, whole genome shotgun sequence:
GGAGTTACAGAGGCCCCTGGGCAGGGGCTGGGGGTTGGCCCTAAGCCTGTTCTGCAGGGCAGGGTTGATCTGGACAGGGGGCATCCGCCTCTTCTTGTAGGCCCCGTTGAGGAGGCGCTCTGCGTACTGGGGATCAATCTTCCAGAAGCCCCCCTTCCCTGGCTCGTCCTTCTGCCGCGGAACCTTGATGAAACACTTGTTCAGAGACAGGTTGTGCCGGATGGAGTTCTGAAATAGCGCATGAGGGGGACAGGATTGACATGGCAGTACACATTCAGTCCTGCTCCATCAAATATATTAGCTTTGTGTACCCTTGCATTCAGCCTTACCAGGTGCTcaacactgcccccccccctcccccccaactaGTGATCTGCTGACCTTTGTTAAATATTATCTGCCCCATGCACTGGCTTACAATAACAGAATGCTCAGGAAATTAGTATAACTTCTGGACCTGGGGAGTATGGCTAACGACTTAATTAATCATTTATCCAGCAAATTAAACTTTTTCCAGAAAATGTATTCCCTTTGATGGGGAATCTGCACTTCTGATGCCATACTGCCCCTCCCCTTACTCCCCCATTGCCTCTTGTTGCTCAAGCAGAAAACCTGGGAGCTATTTCTGAAAAATAATGTAATgggtttggggcggcagggtagcctagtggttagagcgttggactagtaaccgaaagttcgaatccccgagctgacaaggtacaaatctgtcgttctgcccccgaacaggcagttaacccactgttcctaggccgtcattgaaaataagaatttgttcttaactgacttgcctagtaaaataaaggttaaaaaaaaaacaaaacaaaaaaaacacacgcACTAAAATGTGTGTTGTGGGGGATGAAGTCTTCTTAAGCAAGATGCCCACTGCCAAGTAAGGGGAAGTCCAAGGCAGTATTTGCTACAATCTTTGTAAGTTACGGGAGTATTTGCTGCCATCTTTGTACCATGAGAGCACTTAATTCCCATAAACCATAGCTGCTAATGCTTGTTCAGAATGTGGCAGACGGCCCAGAGCTCTCAATATACAGAATTTGGAAAGAACTGTGCTCTTACTCGTTCCTGTTAAAGAAAAACCCAGCTGCATCTTGGCCCcactccaaaacacacagagccctCTGTCGCAGATGCTGaagaggactctctctctctgtctctcactcactatCTGGCTGCTCGAGACATAGTCAAGTTACGAACGTGACTGAGAGCCTCTCACAGGACCTAGTCTAAAGCATCCTATTAGAGCCATTTTCACattttcaagtgtgtgtgtgggtgtgacttTAGCGACATTTACCTGCCAGGTGGGGTCAGCATGGCGGAAGTAGCAGAAGTTGTCAGTGATCCACTTGTAGATGCAGGAGAGGGTGATCTTGGTCTTCTTGCTGGCCTGCATGGCCATACAGATGAGTGTGGCGTAGGAGTAAGGGGGTTTGATATGAGGGTTTGTCTTGTAGTCCACCTCATCGGGGCAGTGACCATGGGCCACCAGGCTAGGAAGGGCTGACAGGGACTGCATCCTACAATAGGCTGCTGCTGTGGGCTTGCCTGGGGTGAGGGGCATGCCTATGGATGCAGGGTCACCAGCCAGAGGGGAAGCGGGAGCCTCAGAGCCCAGCTGCTGATGGCTGAAGAAGTGAGGCTGGtggtgagtggagagaggagcCTGTTGAGGCCCATTGGCATTGAGAATAGAGAACTCCTGCAGCCACTGCAGGCTGGTCAGGCTGTCATCCAGGTTGTCAGAGCCCCCAGTGCTGCTGGAGCCTGCTGAGGCTGAGCTGTCGTCCAGGTCCAGCTCCTCAGAATGAGCAGCGGCAGTCACCACTTCCTCCTCCAGCCCCACCGAGCCCTCGGGCCAGGGGTCTGCATAGCTTAGAGACAGCATGGTCCTCCCTCCGCTCCGATGGCTAAAGCTCACCCCTATACCACCAGACAACAGCCTGACAAGGAGAAAATATACACCCGACATAAACAAAGCTAAAAAGGACAATGATAGCCCTATTTGAAAACAGAGCCCTTTGAGGCATGTCAAGGGGTAAATTGAAATAGTTTATCTCTGTGGTAATGGCACGTTCTATTCAGTGACTTGTAGGGAAACAAATTGTAGGAACAATAGCTGCATGTAGTTGAGAtctttcaaatgttgatatttgattAGAAACTGCTTAACAAAAGGAGTGCATGGGTTTGTAATCCCAGAATAAAGACTGCTATTAATGAAAATGTGCGAAAGACCTGCTATGTTTATTCTCACTTGTTCCGATGTTGAGGTCATAGAACCTTTGTGAAAAGTGATAGGTAGGCTAGACTGCGCTCCTATCTACACATAATAGTTTATAGCCATAAAACGGGACTCTCCACAAAAAGGCTGAGACAAAGGCACTGTTATAAACTCATATATGTCGAGTGAATTTATGATAAACGACTCAACGTGATCAAATAAAGTAGGCTATAGACAAATTAATGAATTGTGCCAAATCAGATAACATTTGAGATTATTTAATTAAAGTGtttcaattatttttttttaaatatgaagATGCTTATAGCTAGCTGGTAATTTAACTTTACAACAAAGCCTTACAATAGTTACAATTAACAGCTTTGTATTTTTATGGCAAGATATCAATAATAATTTGCTACAATTTAATGATAACCTACTTCATTctaatatgttttatttttttaaataaatataatGTAAAAACATGGCAAACTTACCTTGATATGATATACTGCTGAGAAAATACTTTACAATCCAAATGGCCAATTGATAAATTATTAATCTCGTTTTAGTCTTGAGGATTTGCACCTGttgaaaatgtatgaaaaaataCCTCAAGATGTCTTTGGCGCTCTGATGCGCGCTTGCTCAATTCAACGTCTCAAAAACAAGTCTTTATAACCGTGGCAGCGGCTAAGGATCTCTCCGGGGGGAGTTTAATACCTGGTGCAGGAGGTTTGTCCGGCAACCATAGAAACGGTACACCCATTG
Proteins encoded in this window:
- the LOC135554954 gene encoding forkhead box protein J1-A-like, with translation MLSLSYADPWPEGSVGLEEEVVTAAAHSEELDLDDSSASAGSSSTGGSDNLDDSLTSLQWLQEFSILNANGPQQAPLSTHHQPHFFSHQQLGSEAPASPLAGDPASIGMPLTPGKPTAAAYCRMQSLSALPSLVAHGHCPDEVDYKTNPHIKPPYSYATLICMAMQASKKTKITLSCIYKWITDNFCYFRHADPTWQNSIRHNLSLNKCFIKVPRQKDEPGKGGFWKIDPQYAERLLNGAYKKRRMPPVQINPALQNRLRANPQPLPRGLCNSTGSQSGLCVNPEAQQLLREFEEATGADQNWDPCLAEGTMLGAWPIRKGGPGHKRKHPLGSRTAMVKVPRHSSSPLMSLEEYRELGSLKGNFDWDALLDSALSGELSLDGGGPLSPIPQEEDLMVRGTHICPLEASAGTAGSSHVLGETQRSSGADFEETFLATAFLQSPWPEEEEQGSTNFLCSSTVNLEQLFDLGDSLGGDLSSKIEYLL